From Nocardia sp. XZ_19_385, the proteins below share one genomic window:
- the sigM gene encoding RNA polymerase sigma factor SigM has translation MSELNGGSRGGPSGPVAFRARPFAPDEFSDIELLRAHARGQRHAFSELVRRHNDHLWQTAVRTSYTREDAADSLQDALLAAHRTAASFRGESEVRSWLHRIVVNACLDRIRRNKARRALSLSPENVPEPLDDRDAFAEMEMSMVVERALFALPPDQRTALVAVEMEGYSVADAAALLGVPEGTIKSRCARGRQRLQERLEFLRDPRNRK, from the coding sequence TTGTCCGAATTGAACGGGGGTTCCCGCGGGGGCCCTTCAGGTCCGGTCGCCTTCCGCGCCCGGCCGTTCGCACCGGACGAGTTCTCCGATATCGAGCTGCTGCGGGCGCATGCGCGCGGGCAGCGTCACGCCTTCTCCGAATTGGTGCGCCGGCACAACGACCACCTGTGGCAGACCGCCGTGCGCACCTCCTACACCCGCGAGGACGCCGCCGACTCGCTCCAGGACGCGCTGCTGGCGGCGCATCGCACCGCCGCGTCGTTCCGCGGGGAGTCCGAGGTACGCAGCTGGCTGCACCGCATCGTGGTCAATGCCTGCCTGGACCGCATCCGGCGCAACAAGGCCCGCCGCGCGCTCTCGCTGAGTCCGGAGAACGTGCCCGAACCCCTCGACGACCGGGACGCCTTCGCCGAGATGGAGATGTCGATGGTGGTCGAACGCGCCCTGTTCGCGCTGCCGCCGGACCAGCGCACCGCCCTGGTCGCGGTGGAGATGGAGGGGTATAGCGTGGCCGACGCGGCCGCGCTGCTGGGCGTACCGGAGGGCACGATCAAGAGTCGCTGTGCCCGAGGTCGGCAACGTTTGCAAGAACGTCTGGAATTTCTGCGAGATCCACGGAACCGGAAGTAG
- a CDS encoding murein biosynthesis integral membrane protein MurJ has protein sequence MSDDDLSAHPPRPEERPDGPPARRAPAAPWERRLQQSEPQEEPGMTHRDPYGVPPRRPQVSRPVPPPQGRPVPPPPGRPGPDPRQPAPRPHPGQQSYPPPPAPRDRQQPPPGRPRPPMPPGRPDPRQQPQPGHPHPDQPTRRLAAPPNYPPPQPNPAPAHPAHQQRRPERPDPVRRPRTQEWPVATKEPEAEPKESAGGRLLRNSGSMAVATLISRITGFGKVLMLAAVLGPEIASAFTSASLIPNMIAELVLGAVLGAIVVPTLVRAEQEDPDRGAAFTRRLITAAFAVLLTATVLTTALAPILATHVFVASDGKVNTALTTALTFLLLPAILFYGMSALLTAILNTRENFKPGAWAPVLNNVVVLAVLALYALTPGEITLNPVRMSDPKLLVLGVGVTLGVVVQALSLLPAIRREGIDLRPLWGLDDRLRQFGTMGAAIILYVAISQVGMIFANHVSSEADAAGPAIYSYTWLLLQLPYGVLVVTLLTAIMPRLSRNAAADDTPAVVDDLSVATRLSMIALLPVVTFFTLAGPQIGEALFGYARFSGDAQRLGTALAWSAFTLIPYSLVLIHLRVFYARHQAWTPTWIILGITGVKIVLSALAPMIARTPDQVVIVLGAVNGISFAVGAGIGGYLLHRSLGDLRMANVGRTITRVVLASIAGGAVMLIVDTVLGLDRLSNSFGGPGSLIRVAIDGIVLLAVAFGLMRLAGVPEIVAITVAVSRRLGITPPAPDLDLDTPVEDEYATQVFRRPDPYGYSGFDPYMDAQTMVLPVIRDVAVDRTSRGEFPYPVRQRSTSGEFAGTSINQGEGGPRVSDDAAVGGVPSAPETAAATAGGLETDIEHPTPDPAPGRRDNDGPAPRDPMYDTGMIPIPPLQAPPPGVDPGARRGPRGPKLMAGASVAGGRYRLLAPHGGARGLKFWQALDIKLDREVALTFVDADQKSGENSGHDGPQAILSRTLRLGRISSPGLARVLDVVRGSSGGIVVAEWTPGRSLREMAETVPSPIGAARAIRALASAAELAHRGGGSLSIDNPDRVRISATGDAVLAFPGTLSDSDAQSDVRGLGAMLYALITARWPIRAGGMTGAAATVGGLRLADFGPDGTPVEPRQIRPEVPFEISAVAVRSLESNKGVRTAATVQHVLEQASVVDQKTDFIPVLRLGQRQNAQAAAVVDESLADPELLAQERERSQRMMWIMVGLGILAALVVGIIIWWMVSLFAPTASDQPLNEQRNIGLTTESTAAPTQASGSPAAPSAAAPAGVPVPVAKVEVFSPEGTPDNAGTVSAVLDHNPGTVWKTDQYFQQFPALKKGIGLLATLPSPAKLTNVSITSPSPGTSVEIRTSPTDSPTLDQTQLIGSARLGEGVTEISVRADQPARYVLVWVTGLGNSGGQFQTAIADLRFDAAR, from the coding sequence ATGAGCGACGATGATTTGTCCGCTCATCCCCCTCGACCGGAGGAAAGACCTGACGGGCCGCCCGCCCGCCGGGCCCCTGCGGCACCGTGGGAACGGCGACTACAGCAGTCCGAGCCGCAAGAAGAGCCGGGCATGACGCACCGCGATCCGTATGGTGTGCCGCCGCGTCGGCCGCAGGTCAGCCGCCCCGTTCCGCCGCCGCAAGGCAGACCGGTGCCCCCGCCGCCCGGCCGCCCCGGCCCCGATCCACGTCAACCGGCGCCGCGTCCGCATCCAGGGCAGCAGTCCTACCCGCCGCCGCCCGCCCCGCGCGATCGGCAGCAGCCTCCGCCCGGCCGGCCCAGACCACCGATGCCGCCCGGCCGGCCCGACCCACGTCAGCAGCCCCAGCCTGGTCATCCGCATCCGGATCAGCCCACCAGGCGGCTCGCCGCACCCCCGAACTACCCACCGCCGCAACCGAACCCGGCGCCCGCGCATCCGGCCCACCAGCAGCGCCGGCCGGAACGCCCGGACCCGGTGCGGCGCCCGCGCACCCAGGAGTGGCCGGTCGCCACCAAGGAACCGGAAGCGGAACCCAAGGAAAGCGCCGGCGGACGGCTGCTCCGCAACTCCGGTTCGATGGCGGTCGCGACACTGATCAGCCGCATCACCGGCTTCGGCAAGGTACTGATGCTGGCGGCCGTGCTCGGCCCGGAGATCGCCTCCGCGTTCACCTCCGCGAGCCTGATCCCGAACATGATCGCCGAGCTGGTACTCGGCGCGGTGCTCGGCGCGATCGTGGTTCCGACGCTGGTGCGCGCCGAACAGGAAGATCCCGACCGCGGCGCGGCCTTCACCAGACGACTCATCACCGCCGCGTTCGCGGTCCTGCTGACCGCCACGGTGCTGACCACCGCGCTCGCCCCGATCCTCGCGACCCATGTCTTCGTGGCCTCCGACGGCAAGGTCAACACCGCACTCACCACCGCGCTGACCTTCTTGTTGCTGCCCGCGATCCTCTTCTACGGCATGTCCGCGCTGCTCACGGCGATCCTGAACACCAGGGAGAACTTCAAGCCCGGCGCCTGGGCGCCGGTGCTGAACAACGTGGTGGTGCTCGCCGTGCTCGCGCTCTACGCGCTGACACCCGGTGAGATCACGCTGAACCCGGTGCGGATGAGCGATCCGAAACTGCTGGTGCTCGGTGTCGGCGTCACCCTCGGTGTGGTCGTCCAGGCACTGAGCCTGCTGCCCGCGATTCGCCGCGAGGGCATCGATCTGCGCCCGCTGTGGGGCCTGGACGATCGGCTCCGGCAGTTCGGCACGATGGGCGCGGCGATCATCCTGTACGTGGCGATCAGCCAGGTCGGCATGATCTTCGCCAACCATGTGTCCTCCGAGGCGGACGCCGCCGGCCCGGCCATTTACTCCTATACCTGGCTGCTGCTCCAATTGCCGTACGGCGTCCTGGTTGTCACGCTGCTGACCGCGATCATGCCGCGGCTGAGCCGCAACGCCGCCGCCGACGACACCCCCGCGGTGGTCGACGATCTGTCGGTCGCCACCCGCTTGAGCATGATCGCGCTGCTGCCGGTGGTCACCTTCTTCACCCTGGCGGGCCCGCAGATCGGTGAGGCGCTGTTCGGGTACGCGCGCTTCTCCGGCGACGCCCAACGGCTCGGCACGGCGCTGGCCTGGTCGGCGTTCACGCTGATCCCGTACTCGCTGGTGCTGATTCACCTGCGCGTGTTCTACGCCCGGCATCAGGCCTGGACCCCGACCTGGATCATCCTCGGCATCACCGGCGTGAAGATCGTGCTCTCCGCGCTGGCGCCGATGATCGCGCGCACCCCCGATCAGGTCGTGATCGTGCTCGGCGCGGTGAACGGCATCAGCTTCGCGGTCGGCGCCGGCATCGGCGGTTACCTGCTGCATCGCAGTCTCGGCGATCTGCGCATGGCCAATGTCGGGCGCACCATCACCCGCGTGGTGCTGGCCTCGATCGCGGGCGGTGCGGTGATGCTCATCGTCGACACCGTGCTCGGGCTGGACCGGCTCTCGAACTCCTTCGGCGGACCCGGCTCGCTGATCCGGGTGGCGATCGACGGCATCGTGCTGCTCGCCGTGGCGTTCGGTTTGATGCGACTCGCCGGTGTTCCTGAAATCGTTGCAATTACGGTCGCGGTGTCGCGGCGGCTGGGTATCACGCCCCCCGCGCCCGATCTGGATCTCGACACCCCGGTCGAGGACGAGTACGCCACGCAGGTGTTCCGCAGGCCGGACCCGTACGGTTACTCCGGATTCGACCCGTACATGGACGCACAAACCATGGTGCTGCCCGTCATCCGAGACGTGGCTGTTGACCGCACCAGCAGGGGCGAGTTCCCGTACCCTGTTCGGCAGAGAAGCACAAGTGGCGAATTCGCCGGCACCTCGATAAATCAGGGCGAAGGAGGACCGAGGGTGAGCGACGACGCGGCGGTGGGCGGCGTCCCGTCCGCCCCTGAAACAGCGGCGGCCACAGCCGGCGGTTTGGAGACCGACATCGAACACCCCACTCCGGATCCCGCGCCCGGGCGGCGCGACAACGACGGCCCCGCGCCTCGCGATCCGATGTATGACACCGGGATGATCCCGATCCCGCCGTTGCAGGCGCCGCCCCCGGGCGTCGATCCGGGTGCCCGCCGGGGCCCGCGCGGTCCCAAGCTGATGGCGGGCGCCTCGGTGGCCGGTGGCCGCTACCGGCTGCTCGCCCCGCACGGTGGCGCCCGCGGCCTGAAGTTCTGGCAGGCCCTCGACATCAAACTCGACCGCGAGGTCGCGCTGACCTTCGTCGACGCCGATCAGAAGTCCGGCGAGAACTCCGGACACGATGGCCCGCAGGCGATCCTGTCGCGCACACTGCGCCTGGGCCGGATCAGTTCGCCCGGTCTGGCCCGCGTCCTCGACGTGGTGCGCGGCAGCTCCGGCGGCATCGTGGTCGCCGAGTGGACGCCCGGTCGTTCGCTGCGGGAGATGGCCGAAACCGTGCCGTCCCCGATCGGTGCGGCCCGCGCCATCCGGGCGCTCGCCTCGGCCGCCGAACTGGCGCACCGCGGCGGCGGCTCGCTGTCCATCGATAACCCGGATCGCGTCCGGATCAGCGCGACCGGTGACGCCGTGCTCGCCTTCCCGGGCACCCTGTCCGATTCCGACGCACAGTCCGACGTGCGCGGCCTCGGCGCCATGCTCTACGCGCTGATCACCGCGCGCTGGCCGATCCGCGCCGGCGGCATGACCGGTGCCGCGGCCACCGTCGGCGGTCTGCGCCTGGCCGATTTCGGCCCGGACGGCACCCCCGTGGAGCCGCGCCAGATCCGGCCCGAGGTGCCCTTCGAGATCTCCGCGGTCGCCGTGCGCTCGCTGGAATCGAACAAGGGTGTGCGCACCGCCGCCACCGTCCAGCACGTGCTGGAGCAGGCGTCGGTCGTCGATCAGAAGACCGATTTCATCCCGGTGCTGAGATTGGGTCAGCGCCAGAACGCGCAGGCCGCGGCCGTCGTCGACGAATCGCTGGCCGACCCGGAACTGCTCGCGCAGGAACGGGAACGCTCGCAGCGGATGATGTGGATCATGGTCGGCCTGGGCATCCTGGCCGCGCTGGTGGTCGGCATCATCATCTGGTGGATGGTCAGCCTGTTCGCGCCGACCGCCTCCGATCAGCCGCTCAACGAGCAGCGCAATATCGGCCTGACCACCGAGTCGACGGCGGCGCCGACACAGGCCTCCGGTAGCCCGGCGGCGCCGAGTGCCGCCGCGCCCGCCGGTGTGCCGGTGCCGGTGGCCAAGGTCGAGGTGTTCTCCCCGGAGGGCACCCCCGACAACGCGGGGACCGTGAGCGCGGTGCTGGACCACAATCCCGGCACCGTCTGGAAGACGGATCAGTACTTCCAGCAGTTCCCCGCCCTGAAGAAGGGCATCGGGCTCCTAGCCACGCTCCCGAGCCCGGCGAAGCTGACCAACGTGTCGATCACTTCGCCGAGCCCGGGCACGTCGGTGGAGATAAGAACCTCGCCCACCGATTCGCCGACGCTGGATCAGACCCAGCTGATCGGCTCGGCACGACTAGGGGAGGGCGTCACCGAGATCTCGGTGCGCGCCGACCAACCCGCCCGCTATGTGCTCGTCTGGGTCACCGGCCTCGGCAATTCCGGTGGTCAGTTCCAAACCGCGATCGCCGACCTCCGCTTCGACGCCGCCCGGTAG
- a CDS encoding N-acetylmuramoyl-L-alanine amidase, with product MHRLRHGDTGPAVAEVRSTLASLGFLHGHIAGTGSADPREYWKDTEAVFDNQVDSGVRAFQQHRGLLVDGVVGPATYRALKEASYRLGSRTLIYQLAAPLYGDDVATLQRRLQDLGFYVHRVDGYFGKETHDGLTAFQREIGLSADGICGPETLRSLELLGARVTGGNPHRITEEEVVHRAGPQLTGKRIVIDPGLGGPDKGHPVATEYGDVYESEILWDLASRLEGRMAATGMETFLSRPWGANPTDAERAETSNGFDADLMISLRCATNPSPAANGVAGFHFGNSHGSVSMIGQVLADFIQREVVARTSLQDCRTHSRTWDLLRLTKMPTVQIDIGYLTNDYDASVLTNPRMRDVIAEAILISVKRLYLLGQDDQPTGTYTFAELLAEELAAADRA from the coding sequence ATGCACCGACTTCGTCACGGCGATACCGGTCCAGCCGTCGCAGAGGTTCGGAGCACCCTGGCAAGTCTCGGATTTCTACACGGGCACATCGCAGGCACCGGTTCCGCGGACCCACGCGAATACTGGAAAGACACCGAAGCGGTGTTCGACAACCAGGTCGATTCCGGCGTCCGCGCGTTCCAGCAACATCGTGGCCTGCTGGTCGACGGCGTCGTGGGCCCCGCGACCTATCGCGCGCTCAAGGAAGCCTCCTACCGGCTGGGCTCCCGGACTCTCATCTATCAGCTGGCCGCACCGCTGTACGGCGACGATGTCGCAACCCTGCAACGTCGCCTGCAGGACCTCGGCTTCTATGTGCATCGCGTCGACGGCTACTTCGGCAAGGAAACACACGACGGGCTGACCGCGTTCCAGCGCGAGATCGGGTTGTCCGCCGACGGCATCTGCGGCCCGGAAACGCTCCGCTCGCTGGAACTGCTCGGCGCCCGCGTCACCGGCGGCAACCCGCACCGGATCACCGAGGAAGAAGTCGTGCACCGGGCCGGCCCGCAGCTGACCGGTAAGCGGATCGTCATCGATCCGGGTCTCGGTGGTCCCGACAAGGGTCACCCCGTGGCCACCGAATACGGCGACGTGTACGAATCGGAGATCCTCTGGGATCTCGCGAGCCGCTTGGAAGGCCGGATGGCCGCCACCGGCATGGAGACATTCCTGTCCCGGCCGTGGGGCGCCAACCCCACCGATGCCGAGCGCGCGGAAACCTCGAACGGCTTCGACGCCGATCTGATGATCTCACTGCGCTGCGCGACCAACCCGAGCCCGGCCGCCAACGGCGTGGCGGGCTTCCACTTCGGCAACTCGCACGGCTCGGTGTCGATGATCGGCCAGGTGCTGGCCGATTTCATCCAGCGCGAGGTGGTGGCCCGAACCTCGTTGCAGGACTGCCGGACCCACTCCCGCACCTGGGATCTGCTGCGGCTCACCAAGATGCCGACGGTGCAGATCGACATCGGTTATCTGACAAACGATTACGACGCGTCGGTACTCACCAATCCGCGCATGCGTGATGTCATCGCCGAGGCCATCCTGATCTCGGTGAAGCGGCTGTATCTGCTCGGCCAGGACGACCAGCCCACCGGCACATACACTTTCGCCGAGCTGCTCGCCGAAGAACTGGCGGCCGCCGACCGGGCCTGA
- the trxB gene encoding thioredoxin-disulfide reductase: MTTPVRDLIIVGSGPAGYTAAVYAARAELQPLLFEGTQFGGALMTTTEVENFPGFREGIMGPDLMDEMREQAKRFGADVRTEDVDAIDLAGPIKTVTVGDETYQAYAIILAMGSAARYLGVPGEQDLLGRGVSACATCDGFFFRGQDIVVVGGGDSAMEEATFLTKFANKVTIVHRREEFRASRIMLERAKANEKIEFRLNAEVLQVHGTDKVTSLTLRDTKTGETSELDATGLFVAIGHDPRSELVKGQVELDAEGYVQVQHPGTATTVPGVFAAGDLVDHTYRQAITAAGTGCRAAIDAERWLAEQGDITSNTLDHAGKPVAAN, encoded by the coding sequence ATGACAACGCCAGTTCGCGACCTGATCATCGTCGGCTCCGGACCGGCCGGATACACGGCCGCCGTGTACGCGGCCCGCGCCGAACTCCAGCCGCTGCTCTTCGAGGGCACCCAGTTCGGTGGCGCCCTGATGACCACCACCGAGGTGGAGAACTTCCCCGGCTTCCGCGAGGGCATCATGGGCCCGGACCTGATGGACGAAATGCGGGAGCAGGCCAAGCGTTTCGGCGCCGACGTCCGCACCGAGGACGTCGACGCGATCGACCTGGCCGGCCCGATCAAGACCGTCACCGTCGGCGACGAGACCTACCAGGCCTACGCGATCATCCTCGCCATGGGTTCGGCGGCCCGCTACCTCGGCGTGCCGGGGGAGCAGGACCTGCTGGGCCGCGGCGTCAGCGCCTGCGCCACCTGCGACGGCTTCTTCTTCCGTGGCCAGGACATCGTGGTGGTCGGCGGCGGCGACTCGGCGATGGAGGAAGCGACCTTCCTCACCAAGTTCGCCAACAAGGTCACCATCGTGCACCGCCGCGAGGAGTTCCGCGCCTCGCGGATCATGCTGGAGCGCGCCAAGGCCAACGAGAAGATCGAGTTCCGGCTCAACGCCGAGGTCCTCCAGGTGCACGGCACCGACAAGGTGACCTCGCTGACCCTGCGCGACACCAAGACCGGCGAAACCTCCGAGCTGGATGCGACCGGCCTGTTCGTGGCGATCGGCCACGACCCGCGCAGCGAGCTGGTCAAGGGCCAGGTGGAGCTGGACGCCGAGGGCTACGTGCAGGTGCAGCACCCCGGCACCGCCACCACGGTGCCCGGCGTGTTCGCCGCGGGCGACCTGGTCGACCACACCTACCGCCAGGCCATCACCGCGGCCGGCACCGGCTGCCGTGCCGCGATCGACGCCGAGCGCTGGCTGGCCGAGCAGGGTGACATCACCAGCAACACGCTCGATCACGCGGGCAAGCCCGTCGCGGCGAACTAG
- a CDS encoding DUF6049 family protein produces MTQGLCRIIVAVLTLIGSMLAVPVLAGAQPTGSNNASTPKFLKLSLDSVSPSTVTTTSEPRLTVSGTVTNIGDRVVDDISVRIQRAAAVTTPSDLRYALRLDQINYEVTGPFEDVAERLSPGQRKQFTLSIDLRGSGEASLGLTQAGIYPLLLNVNGEPAYGSQARLDDARFLLPVLGLPPTPEEPAAPAPPDVPVATTLIWPLADRPRMVAGVPGTVDGKAELTDDELAASLAKGGRLEQLLAALETAIGNSGRNNPASAICVAVDPDLLLTAQAMTKGYRVLASPSDPDGQTRAGAGAEAAQAWLDRLRTVAASTCTVALPFAQVDVSALAAVNDPDLSARALNAPADIVDTLLTTKSVRGVSLPDSGSIDSGAGMLLRSHGFETAVLADTAAVPVGTAGASDLPQTAATTSRTALPEPAAPDMVRIPGITAPQDDPAPAESATPATPSSTPTATSAAPTTTTTPTPSTPAAPPADPALHVAPFDIWSATALAAVGSNPPTPSYTPSRVRYDVTNDSRTARLQDALGAITWTALNPLAGRPRSQLLMPPQQWGANKDEASALLKQLDLLMRNNLATPRPFTELLAEPPDPQPYELDYLGQAARDAVPSRFVPPARDQNARITDLLNALVEVPESQPTPRDFLTPLRDDLIRVLTLSDRRTGNSAQPDTFAQRRQDQTTRELDSLYNSVTVLPPGGVYTLASEQSPLLLVARNNLPVSIRIRFRIEAPAETNITDIGEQQLPPNGTRSFQVPTEIDDSRNLVVPISITTPDGVPLGHPTSVSVRSNAYGQALAIITACAGLLLFLLAGRRLWHRFRGEPDPADEGFDPGTRRRVNRYLRARKRVLRDES; encoded by the coding sequence ATGACGCAAGGACTCTGCCGGATCATCGTGGCGGTCCTGACCCTGATCGGTTCGATGCTCGCGGTGCCGGTGCTGGCCGGTGCGCAGCCCACCGGGTCGAACAATGCGTCCACCCCGAAATTCCTGAAGCTGTCGCTGGATTCGGTGTCGCCGTCGACGGTGACGACCACCAGCGAGCCGCGCCTGACGGTGTCGGGCACGGTCACCAATATCGGCGACCGGGTGGTCGACGACATCAGTGTCCGGATCCAGCGCGCCGCCGCGGTGACCACACCCAGTGACCTGCGGTACGCGTTGCGCTTGGACCAGATCAACTACGAGGTGACCGGCCCGTTCGAGGACGTGGCCGAGCGGCTCAGTCCGGGGCAGCGCAAACAGTTCACGCTGAGTATCGACCTGCGGGGGAGTGGCGAAGCCTCGCTCGGGTTGACGCAGGCCGGTATCTATCCGTTGTTGCTGAATGTCAACGGGGAACCGGCCTACGGCAGTCAGGCGCGTCTGGATGACGCCCGGTTCCTGCTGCCGGTGCTCGGTTTACCGCCCACTCCCGAGGAGCCCGCCGCACCGGCCCCGCCGGATGTCCCGGTGGCGACCACCCTGATCTGGCCCCTGGCCGACCGTCCGCGCATGGTGGCGGGCGTCCCCGGCACCGTGGACGGCAAAGCCGAACTGACCGACGACGAACTGGCCGCTTCGCTCGCGAAGGGCGGGCGGCTGGAGCAGTTGCTGGCCGCGCTGGAAACCGCGATCGGCAACAGCGGCCGCAACAACCCGGCTTCCGCGATCTGTGTCGCCGTCGATCCCGATCTGCTGCTCACCGCGCAGGCCATGACCAAGGGCTACCGGGTGCTGGCCAGCCCCTCGGATCCGGACGGCCAGACCCGCGCGGGCGCCGGCGCCGAGGCGGCGCAGGCCTGGCTGGACCGGTTGCGCACGGTCGCCGCCTCGACCTGCACGGTGGCGCTGCCGTTCGCGCAGGTCGACGTGTCCGCGCTGGCGGCGGTGAACGACCCGGACCTGTCCGCGCGCGCGTTGAACGCGCCCGCCGATATCGTCGACACCCTCCTCACCACCAAGTCCGTGCGCGGCGTCAGCCTGCCCGATTCCGGCAGCATCGATTCCGGTGCGGGAATGCTGTTGCGCAGCCACGGTTTCGAGACCGCGGTGCTCGCCGATACGGCGGCGGTCCCGGTCGGCACGGCGGGCGCCAGCGATCTTCCGCAGACCGCCGCCACCACCTCCCGGACGGCGCTGCCGGAGCCCGCCGCACCCGACATGGTCCGAATACCCGGGATCACCGCGCCCCAGGACGACCCCGCCCCGGCCGAATCCGCCACGCCCGCAACGCCGTCGAGTACACCGACCGCCACCTCGGCGGCTCCCACCACGACCACGACACCCACCCCGTCGACGCCGGCGGCCCCGCCCGCCGACCCCGCGCTGCACGTCGCGCCCTTCGACATCTGGTCGGCGACAGCACTGGCCGCGGTCGGCTCCAACCCGCCGACCCCGTCCTACACCCCGAGCCGGGTCCGCTACGACGTCACCAACGATTCCCGCACGGCCCGCCTGCAGGACGCGCTCGGCGCGATCACCTGGACCGCGCTCAATCCCCTGGCGGGCCGCCCGCGTTCGCAGCTGCTCATGCCCCCGCAGCAGTGGGGCGCCAACAAGGACGAGGCGTCGGCGCTGCTCAAGCAGCTGGACCTGCTGATGCGCAACAACCTCGCGACCCCGCGCCCGTTCACCGAATTGCTCGCCGAACCGCCCGACCCGCAGCCCTACGAGCTGGACTATCTGGGCCAGGCCGCACGCGACGCGGTGCCGAGCCGGTTCGTGCCCCCGGCGCGGGACCAGAATGCCCGGATCACCGACCTGCTGAACGCGTTGGTCGAGGTTCCCGAATCCCAGCCGACGCCACGGGATTTCCTCACCCCCTTGCGCGACGACCTGATCCGGGTGCTGACCCTCTCGGATCGCCGCACCGGAAACTCCGCCCAGCCGGACACTTTCGCGCAGCGCCGCCAGGATCAGACCACCCGCGAGCTGGACAGTCTCTACAACTCGGTGACGGTGCTGCCGCCGGGCGGCGTCTACACCCTGGCCTCCGAACAGAGCCCGTTGCTGCTGGTAGCGCGCAACAATCTGCCGGTCTCGATCCGCATCCGATTCCGGATCGAGGCACCGGCCGAGACGAATATCACCGATATCGGCGAACAGCAGTTGCCGCCCAACGGAACCCGCTCGTTCCAGGTCCCGACCGAGATCGACGACAGCCGTAACCTGGTCGTTCCCATTTCCATTACCACACCCGACGGCGTCCCCCTGGGTCATCCGACCTCGGTCTCCGTGCGCTCGAACGCCTACGGTCAGGCGTTGGCGATAATTACCGCATGTGCTGGATTGCTGTTGTTCCTGCTTGCCGGGCGCCGGTTGTGGCACCGGTTCCGGGGAGAGCCCGATCCGGCCGACGAAGGGTTCGATCCGGGCACCCGGCGCCGCGTCAACCGCTACCTGCGGGCACGGAAACGGGTACTGCGTGACGAGAGTTGA
- the trxA gene encoding thioredoxin, producing MSANTVTVTDKDFADTVLLSEKPVLVDFWATWCGPCKMVAPVLEEIAGTHSDKLTIAKVDVDANPETAKEYKILSIPTMVLFEKGKPVKQIVGAKGKAALLRELEGII from the coding sequence ATGTCCGCAAACACGGTCACCGTCACCGACAAGGACTTCGCCGATACGGTGCTGCTCAGCGAGAAGCCCGTGCTGGTCGACTTCTGGGCCACCTGGTGCGGCCCCTGCAAGATGGTCGCGCCGGTGCTGGAGGAGATCGCGGGCACACACTCCGACAAGCTGACCATCGCCAAGGTGGACGTGGACGCCAACCCGGAGACCGCCAAGGAGTACAAGATCCTGTCGATCCCGACCATGGTGCTCTTCGAGAAGGGCAAGCCGGTCAAGCAGATCGTCGGTGCCAAGGGCAAGGCGGCGCTGCTGCGCGAGCTCGAAGGCATCATCTGA